The following proteins come from a genomic window of Gottfriedia acidiceleris:
- a CDS encoding cytochrome ubiquinol oxidase subunit I, producing MELDNVTLSRLLTSMTLVFHIIFATIGVGLPLMIAIAEGLGILKKDPHYTLMARRWARGYTITVAVGVVTGTCIGLQLSLLWPSFMRIAGQSISFPLFMETFAFFFEAIFLGIYLYTWDRFKKPIYHWLIILPVILGSTLSAFFITTVNAFMNTPQGFTLKNGVIKTVDPIAAMFNPAAPSKTLHVIVTAYVASALILTSIAAIQLLRGKNSEYTRKGLRLAATLGLIFAVLTGVTGDVSAKFLAKYQPEKLAAIEWHFETERGADFVLFGTLDDKTHEVKYEIRIPKLLSFLSFSDFNAPVTGLNEFPKDETPPLGIHYLFDIKMTFVGLIISMTFIFVVFSIKKKNWMHNKWLLRGLALTGPLAMINIELGWMIAEIGRQPWILRGYMKVSEGATTAKGLGGMFWLFFVLYVFLGVFCTIVIRKMFIHNPPEDELQYRFKK from the coding sequence ATGGAGTTGGATAATGTCACACTCAGTAGATTACTAACAAGTATGACACTAGTATTTCACATTATTTTTGCAACAATTGGTGTAGGATTACCCTTAATGATCGCAATTGCAGAAGGGTTAGGGATCTTAAAAAAGGATCCACATTATACGTTAATGGCAAGAAGGTGGGCCAGGGGTTACACAATTACTGTTGCGGTTGGAGTAGTGACTGGTACTTGTATTGGTCTACAACTATCTTTATTATGGCCGAGCTTTATGAGAATCGCGGGTCAATCAATTAGTTTCCCATTGTTTATGGAAACATTCGCTTTCTTTTTTGAAGCGATATTCCTAGGGATCTATTTATATACTTGGGACCGATTTAAAAAACCTATTTATCATTGGTTGATCATTTTACCTGTTATATTAGGTTCCACTTTGTCGGCATTTTTTATCACCACAGTAAATGCGTTTATGAATACTCCACAAGGTTTTACTCTGAAAAATGGAGTAATTAAAACGGTCGATCCAATCGCTGCAATGTTTAATCCAGCTGCTCCTTCTAAAACTTTACATGTAATTGTTACTGCATATGTTGCATCCGCTCTTATATTAACATCGATCGCCGCTATTCAATTATTAAGAGGAAAGAATTCAGAATACACACGAAAAGGCCTTCGATTAGCAGCAACACTAGGATTAATTTTTGCCGTTTTAACAGGTGTCACAGGAGATGTTTCAGCGAAATTCCTTGCTAAATATCAACCAGAAAAACTAGCAGCAATTGAATGGCATTTTGAGACAGAAAGAGGGGCAGATTTTGTCTTATTCGGAACACTAGATGATAAAACACATGAAGTAAAATACGAAATTCGAATTCCTAAACTGCTAAGCTTTTTATCTTTCTCAGATTTTAATGCCCCAGTAACTGGATTAAATGAATTTCCAAAAGATGAGACGCCACCTTTGGGCATACATTATTTATTCGATATTAAGATGACATTTGTCGGCTTAATTATATCGATGACCTTCATATTTGTTGTGTTTTCTATTAAGAAGAAAAATTGGATGCATAATAAGTGGCTTTTACGTGGACTAGCGCTGACTGGCCCATTAGCGATGATCAATATCGAACTTGGATGGATGATTGCCGAAATTGGCCGCCAACCATGGATATTAAGAGGATACATGAAGGTTTCAGAGGGAGCCACAACTGCCAAAGGACTAGGCGGTATGTTTTGGTTATTTTTTGTATTGTATGTATTTTTAGGAGTCTTTTGTACAATCGTTATTCGAAAAATGTTCATTCATAATCCACCCGAAGATGAACTTCAATATCGTTTTAAAAAATAG
- a CDS encoding cytochrome d ubiquinol oxidase subunit II yields MNIELLGIIVLWIFLYGYIIIASIDFGAGFFAYYGKVTKKDHLINNLISRYLSPVWEITNVFFVFFFVGIIGFFPSVAYYYGTALLIPGSISLVLLAIRGSFYAFSNYGSKENKVYLFLYGATGLLIPASLCTVLTISGGGYIVKKNGVVQFLAKNLLTSIYSWSVVIIAIISVLYISATFLTYYASKAKDESALAILRQYALFWTVPTILSSFLIFVGLRDNNVRFYENIVNHYWWMFLLSLVCFLIASSLILLKRNYGTAFLFVMLQFFFAFFGYGAAHLPYILDPYITIYNGYTNQTSGTMLVTVFVLGLLLLVPSLLFLFKLFLFDAEYVQGKK; encoded by the coding sequence TTGAATATTGAGTTATTAGGAATAATCGTTTTATGGATATTTCTATATGGATATATCATTATTGCATCTATTGACTTCGGTGCTGGATTCTTTGCTTATTATGGAAAAGTAACAAAAAAGGATCACTTAATAAATAATTTGATTAGTAGATATTTATCACCTGTTTGGGAGATAACGAATGTATTTTTTGTATTTTTCTTTGTTGGCATTATAGGTTTCTTTCCAAGTGTTGCATATTACTATGGAACGGCGCTTTTAATCCCAGGAAGTATTTCGCTAGTCCTATTAGCAATTAGAGGATCGTTTTATGCCTTTTCTAATTATGGATCAAAGGAAAACAAAGTTTATTTATTCCTATATGGAGCGACTGGCCTATTGATTCCAGCTTCACTTTGTACGGTTCTGACCATTTCCGGAGGAGGCTATATAGTTAAAAAAAATGGAGTCGTCCAATTTTTAGCTAAAAACCTTTTAACAAGTATCTACTCTTGGAGTGTTGTAATCATTGCAATTATTTCAGTCTTATATATTAGCGCAACATTTTTAACCTATTACGCAAGTAAAGCGAAAGATGAAAGTGCGTTAGCAATATTAAGACAATATGCTTTATTCTGGACCGTTCCAACAATCCTATCAAGCTTTCTTATATTTGTAGGATTAAGAGATAATAATGTTAGATTTTATGAAAATATCGTTAATCATTATTGGTGGATGTTTTTATTATCATTAGTTTGTTTTCTAATAGCATCTTCATTAATTTTACTAAAACGAAATTACGGAACAGCCTTTCTATTTGTAATGCTTCAATTCTTCTTTGCATTTTTCGGCTATGGAGCAGCGCACTTGCCATATATATTAGATCCATATATTACGATATACAATGGCTATACCAATCAAACATCCGGTACGATGCTAGTAACTGTATTTGTCTTAGGGTTACTACTTTTAGTCCCATCGCTATTGTTCTTATTTAAACTATTTTTATTTGATGCTGAGTATGTTCAAGGCAAAAAGTAA
- a CDS encoding amino acid ABC transporter ATP-binding protein, producing MLKVNNLTKQFNKQTVLNEVSFEVNKGEIVTLLGQSGAGKTTILRCINGLESFDGGSIEIDGQMIKSKKDLLNVRKNVGLVFQNYNLFPHKTVIENIIEAPTLVLGMNKEEATKRAMDLLKQVGLSDKANSLPNELSGGQQQRVAIARACALQPKILCFDEPTSALDPELSNGIAEIMKKLANDGMSILVITHDMEFANNVSTRTLLVKEGKVLESA from the coding sequence ATGTTAAAAGTAAACAACTTAACAAAACAATTTAATAAACAAACTGTATTAAATGAAGTCTCTTTTGAAGTTAATAAAGGAGAAATCGTTACTCTACTAGGACAATCAGGAGCAGGTAAAACGACTATACTTCGTTGTATTAATGGCTTAGAAAGCTTCGATGGTGGATCAATTGAAATAGATGGCCAAATGATAAAATCTAAAAAAGATCTTTTAAATGTAAGAAAAAACGTTGGCCTCGTTTTTCAAAACTATAATTTATTCCCACATAAAACAGTAATTGAAAATATCATTGAAGCCCCTACTCTTGTATTAGGTATGAATAAAGAAGAAGCTACAAAAAGAGCAATGGATTTATTAAAACAAGTTGGTCTAAGTGATAAAGCAAATTCATTACCAAACGAGTTATCCGGTGGCCAGCAGCAACGTGTAGCTATCGCTAGAGCGTGTGCACTACAGCCAAAAATTCTTTGCTTTGATGAACCTACTTCAGCACTGGATCCTGAACTATCGAACGGAATTGCTGAGATTATGAAAAAATTAGCAAATGATGGAATGAGCATTCTTGTCATTACTCACGACATGGAATTCGCAAATAATGTTTCAACTCGGACGCTACTTGTAAAAGAAGGAAAAGTTTTAGAAAGTGCATGA
- a CDS encoding amino acid ABC transporter permease, whose translation MEQITSLLPSMLDGLKVTLEVFLITLALAIPLGIIIALGRLSNITAIKSIISSYILLMRGTPLLLQLIFIFFGLPLVGIVFDRFTTVIIAFALNYAAYFGEIFRAGIQSVDKGQYEAAEVLGLSRSQTFKRIILPQMTKKVLPPVSNEVITLVKDSALVYVVGLDDMLRVAKIASNTSASLIPLVFVGIIYLLLTAILTNLFKRLENRYSYYK comes from the coding sequence ATGGAACAAATTACATCTTTATTACCTTCCATGCTTGATGGATTAAAAGTAACGCTAGAGGTTTTCCTAATTACTCTAGCGTTAGCAATTCCACTTGGAATCATCATTGCACTAGGAAGACTTTCGAATATTACAGCTATCAAATCAATTATTAGTTCTTATATTTTATTAATGCGTGGTACACCTCTACTTTTACAATTAATCTTTATCTTTTTTGGTTTACCATTAGTCGGAATTGTCTTTGACCGTTTTACAACCGTTATTATTGCATTTGCACTTAATTATGCAGCTTATTTTGGAGAAATATTCAGAGCTGGTATCCAATCAGTGGATAAAGGTCAATATGAAGCAGCAGAGGTTTTAGGATTGAGTCGCAGTCAAACTTTTAAAAGAATTATTCTGCCTCAAATGACTAAAAAAGTATTACCTCCTGTTTCAAACGAAGTAATTACTCTAGTAAAAGATTCAGCTCTTGTATATGTTGTTGGACTTGATGATATGCTTCGAGTAGCTAAAATCGCATCAAATACAAGCGCATCACTAATACCCCTGGTTTTCGTTGGTATTATTTATCTATTACTAACAGCAATCTTAACGAATTTATTTAAACGATTAGAAAATCGATATTCATATTATAAATAA
- a CDS encoding amino acid ABC transporter substrate-binding protein has translation MNKKLMSAMIICMISILVVTGCGKEKRNANEVVVGLDDTFVPMGFKDDKGKVVGFDIDLAKEVFKRENMKVTFQPIDWSMKETELKSGNIDAIWNGYSITDERKKKVNFTNAYLKNRQVIITLANSKIKTKSDLKGKNVGIQEGSSSLDAVNKDKNLVQSFNGSKPVLYENNNQALMDLESKRVDVVVADETLARYYMNKRGQNKYKILEENFGEEEYGIGVRKDDADLLKKINKEISAMKKDGTYDKIYKKWFGTLK, from the coding sequence ATGAATAAAAAATTAATGTCAGCAATGATCATTTGTATGATTTCAATATTAGTTGTAACTGGTTGTGGAAAAGAAAAACGAAATGCAAACGAAGTAGTCGTTGGATTAGATGATACTTTCGTTCCAATGGGTTTTAAAGATGATAAAGGTAAGGTTGTAGGTTTTGATATCGATTTAGCAAAAGAAGTATTTAAACGTGAAAATATGAAGGTAACTTTCCAACCAATTGATTGGTCAATGAAAGAGACTGAATTAAAATCAGGAAATATTGATGCAATTTGGAACGGCTATTCAATTACAGATGAGCGTAAGAAAAAAGTAAATTTCACAAATGCATATTTAAAAAATAGACAAGTTATTATCACCCTAGCAAATTCAAAAATTAAAACAAAATCAGATTTAAAAGGTAAAAATGTTGGGATTCAAGAAGGATCAAGTTCTTTAGATGCAGTTAATAAAGATAAAAACTTAGTACAATCCTTTAACGGGAGTAAACCTGTATTATATGAAAATAACAACCAAGCTCTAATGGACTTAGAATCAAAACGTGTAGATGTGGTTGTAGCGGATGAAACATTAGCTAGATATTACATGAACAAAAGAGGCCAAAACAAATACAAAATTTTAGAAGAAAACTTTGGTGAAGAAGAATATGGGATTGGCGTTAGAAAAGATGATGCTGATTTACTTAAAAAAATTAACAAAGAAATTAGTGCTATGAAAAAAGATGGTACTTACGACAAAATTTATAAAAAATGGTTCGGTACATTGAAATAA
- a CDS encoding radical SAM/SPASM domain-containing protein → MRKFKKVYIEITNICNLKCNFCPSPTLERPLKFLDEKAFTHVVNSVKPYTDHIYFHLMGEPFLNTKLGRFLDISHENGLKVNITTNGTLINKVKDLLIESKGLRQINFSLHSFEANDLTKDLHDYVENITNFINEANEKSDMICAIRLWNMDSEELRASNSLNIDILNLLEEKLNLDFSLSERLQETHNIKLRDKIYLNMAEKFQWPDMGNDIIDENVFCYGLRDQIGVLVDGTVVPCCLDSEGKIPLGNIYETSLEDILNSERARAIYDGFSRRCAVEELCKRCGYAKRHKK, encoded by the coding sequence ATGAGAAAATTTAAGAAAGTTTATATAGAGATTACAAATATATGTAATTTGAAGTGTAATTTTTGTCCGAGCCCAACGTTGGAGAGACCGTTGAAGTTTTTGGACGAGAAAGCATTTACTCATGTTGTAAATTCGGTTAAACCTTATACGGATCATATTTATTTTCATTTGATGGGTGAGCCATTTTTAAATACAAAGCTCGGTAGATTTTTGGATATTAGTCATGAAAATGGTTTGAAGGTTAACATAACAACGAATGGTACGTTAATTAATAAAGTAAAGGATTTATTAATTGAATCCAAAGGTTTAAGACAAATCAATTTTTCACTTCATAGTTTTGAGGCAAATGATTTAACAAAGGATTTGCACGATTACGTTGAAAATATTACGAACTTCATTAATGAAGCGAATGAAAAAAGTGATATGATTTGTGCAATTAGGCTTTGGAATATGGATAGTGAAGAGTTAAGAGCAAGTAACTCACTGAATATTGATATATTAAATTTACTTGAGGAAAAACTAAACTTAGATTTTTCTTTAAGTGAAAGACTTCAGGAAACACATAATATTAAACTGCGCGATAAAATTTATTTAAATATGGCAGAAAAGTTCCAATGGCCAGACATGGGGAATGATATCATCGATGAAAATGTATTCTGCTATGGGTTAAGGGATCAGATCGGTGTATTAGTTGATGGAACAGTAGTACCATGTTGTTTAGATAGCGAAGGGAAGATTCCGTTAGGGAATATTTATGAGACATCATTAGAAGATATTTTAAATTCTGAACGTGCAAGAGCAATTTATGATGGTTTCTCAAGACGGTGTGCGGTGGAAGAATTATGCAAAAGATGCGGTTATGCAAAACGACATAAAAAGTAA
- a CDS encoding acetate uptake transporter gives MKEVQQIKITTADPSAIGLFGLAMVTLVASTQKLGITDGVSLVLPWAIFLGAIAQLFASIQDFKHNNVFGATAFGAYAFFWLAVGTTWLIQLGVFGEALMKAADVKQLGFAFVGYLIFSIFMTIGAMETHKVLFIIFVLIDCLFIGLSLSTLGFMEEATHTFAAYSELGIAIMSFYGSAAAVLNSHFGREFLPVGKPFGIFKAK, from the coding sequence ATGAAAGAAGTACAACAAATTAAAATAACTACTGCAGATCCATCTGCAATTGGTTTATTCGGTTTAGCGATGGTAACGCTTGTTGCCTCAACACAAAAATTAGGAATTACTGATGGTGTTTCATTAGTATTACCGTGGGCAATTTTTTTAGGTGCTATTGCACAATTATTTGCTAGTATCCAGGATTTTAAACATAATAATGTATTTGGAGCAACAGCATTTGGAGCATATGCCTTCTTTTGGTTAGCTGTTGGGACTACTTGGTTAATCCAATTAGGTGTTTTTGGAGAAGCTTTAATGAAAGCTGCTGATGTTAAACAACTTGGTTTTGCATTTGTAGGATATTTAATCTTTTCAATTTTTATGACAATTGGTGCAATGGAAACGCATAAGGTATTATTTATTATTTTTGTATTAATTGATTGTTTATTTATTGGATTATCATTAAGCACATTAGGATTTATGGAAGAAGCTACACATACTTTTGCAGCATATAGTGAATTAGGAATAGCTATTATGTCATTTTATGGGTCGGCTGCAGCTGTATTGAATAGTCACTTTGGAAGAGAATTCTTACCTGTAGGGAAACCTTTTGGGATTTTTAAAGCGAAATAA
- a CDS encoding FMN-dependent NADH-azoreductase, with protein MTTLLYITAHPHDKSTSYSMAVGDAFIESYKATHPNDQVVHIDLYKETIPHIDAEVFAGWGKLQSGGSFDTLSSDEQSKVGRLNEIVTQFAEADKYVFVTPLWNFLFPPIMKNYIDAICVAGKTFKYTSNGPQGLLGGKKALHIQARGGVYSEGPAAGLEMGHRYIGVIMGFLGVQDFNGIFVEGQNQFPDRAQEIKEQAIQKAKETAKDF; from the coding sequence TTGACAACACTATTGTATATCACAGCACATCCTCACGATAAGTCTACTTCATACAGTATGGCGGTTGGTGATGCTTTTATCGAGAGTTATAAAGCCACACATCCTAATGATCAAGTAGTACATATTGACCTTTATAAAGAAACGATTCCTCATATTGATGCTGAAGTGTTTGCAGGTTGGGGGAAACTTCAATCTGGAGGATCTTTTGATACACTTTCTTCAGATGAGCAATCAAAAGTAGGAAGATTAAATGAGATTGTAACTCAATTTGCTGAAGCAGATAAATATGTATTTGTAACACCTTTATGGAACTTTTTATTCCCCCCAATTATGAAAAACTATATTGATGCAATTTGCGTTGCTGGTAAAACTTTCAAATATACTTCTAATGGTCCTCAAGGATTATTAGGTGGTAAAAAAGCATTGCATATCCAAGCACGTGGTGGGGTTTATTCAGAAGGTCCAGCTGCAGGCCTTGAAATGGGACATCGCTATATTGGAGTGATAATGGGCTTCTTAGGTGTTCAAGACTTTAATGGAATTTTTGTAGAAGGTCAAAATCAATTCCCAGACCGAGCACAGGAAATTAAAGAACAAGCAATTCAAAAAGCTAAGGAAACTGCAAAAGATTTTTAA
- a CDS encoding sensor histidine kinase, translating to MKNTEYYNKRSRRIYIFFMASLTSLLLVGIILSPLTFKDHPIELITQIILMFIVIFALFNFIKKDNTFSKVLFTTISSLYVYIKFWTYPDTSTMYSFVAIIPIFTIFLYNRIAFYIGWALNILIGPTFVLLISFTNLKVKYSYIALDPVGNILEFLSIQLILLFVFLQTETKVIALEANHKEIQQAKQLNSIGQLAATIAHEIRNPITVVKGFAQLFQQTKTMNQDEQYYVDTMLKELEYAQIIINDYLSLAKPQTETLQVVEVNKEILNVTDLLASMANSQSIGFQLNLNQILYTKINPIEFKQVLVNLMKNAIESMHDAGFIIINLLQENEYALIEIIDTGMGMSQETIEKLGTPFYSLKERGTGIGLTVCFNIIEKFKGKIKVSSKENEGSIFRIYLPIWQCEIE from the coding sequence ATGAAAAATACAGAGTACTACAACAAAAGGAGTCGTCGAATTTATATTTTTTTTATGGCTTCACTCACTTCCTTATTACTAGTAGGAATTATACTCTCTCCTTTAACTTTTAAGGATCATCCAATTGAACTTATAACTCAAATTATTTTAATGTTCATTGTTATTTTTGCTTTATTCAATTTTATAAAAAAAGATAACACATTTTCAAAAGTATTATTTACGACCATTTCTTCACTATATGTGTATATTAAATTTTGGACATACCCAGACACATCAACAATGTATAGTTTTGTAGCAATCATTCCAATCTTTACGATTTTTTTATATAATCGCATAGCATTTTATATCGGTTGGGCATTAAATATACTAATTGGACCTACTTTTGTATTACTAATCTCATTCACCAATCTAAAAGTAAAATATTCTTATATAGCATTAGACCCTGTCGGCAATATATTAGAATTCCTTTCGATTCAATTAATACTCTTATTTGTATTTTTACAAACAGAGACGAAGGTCATAGCTCTAGAAGCCAATCACAAGGAAATACAACAGGCGAAACAATTAAATTCAATTGGTCAACTAGCTGCAACAATCGCACATGAAATTCGTAATCCAATTACTGTCGTAAAAGGTTTTGCACAACTCTTTCAACAAACAAAAACAATGAACCAAGACGAACAATACTATGTCGATACAATGCTAAAAGAATTAGAATACGCTCAAATTATTATTAATGATTATTTATCACTAGCAAAGCCTCAAACTGAAACGCTACAAGTCGTTGAAGTGAATAAAGAAATATTGAATGTAACTGATTTGCTTGCATCGATGGCAAATAGCCAAAGTATTGGTTTCCAATTAAACTTAAATCAAATACTTTACACAAAAATAAATCCGATTGAATTTAAACAAGTTCTCGTTAACTTAATGAAAAACGCAATCGAATCAATGCACGATGCCGGTTTTATAATAATCAATCTATTACAAGAAAATGAATATGCACTTATTGAAATCATAGACACTGGAATGGGTATGTCACAAGAAACAATTGAAAAGCTCGGCACTCCCTTCTACTCATTAAAAGAAAGAGGCACAGGGATTGGATTAACCGTCTGCTTTAATATAATCGAAAAATTTAAAGGTAAAATTAAAGTAAGTAGTAAAGAAAACGAAGGATCCATATTCAGGATTTATTTACCGATTTGGCAATGTGAAATTGAGTGA
- a CDS encoding metallophosphoesterase: MNKRIVLNIILVMTFFFLINFYIGLNGWIYINALLSKWTNPTIKIIYWIVFLLITFAYILSRVLKSKLPTSFFKPIHKIGAYWLAIFYYLIFFVIIADLIGLILREFTSFKTSNITMVLGTLVILCVANLIAKGRKSALDTQIVHYDINVDKPNEKYKELSIVLVSDLHLSTLVTNKRLAFLVEKINKLAPDLVLIAGDIIDEDITPFVEENMIQTLKKLKPKIGIYAVPGNHDYYGGHLDLLAQHLKDAGIHILLDEKELVDNNFYIVGRKDLASKKRLDLHELLKGIDHTKPVILLDHQPYHLEIPTQLGVDLQVSGHTHRGQFMPNHLITRRLYEVDWGYLQKERSHFVVSSGFGTWGPPIRTGNPSEIVTITVSFSN; encoded by the coding sequence ATGAATAAAAGAATCGTATTAAATATTATTTTGGTTATGACTTTCTTTTTCCTAATTAATTTTTACATAGGTCTTAATGGATGGATTTATATTAATGCTCTGCTAAGTAAATGGACGAATCCAACAATAAAAATTATCTATTGGATCGTATTTCTGTTAATCACTTTTGCGTACATTCTTTCAAGAGTTTTAAAGAGTAAACTTCCTACTTCATTCTTTAAACCGATTCATAAAATTGGAGCATACTGGTTAGCCATCTTTTATTATTTAATTTTCTTTGTCATCATTGCTGATTTGATTGGACTGATTTTAAGAGAATTTACATCTTTCAAAACAAGTAATATAACCATGGTACTTGGAACACTTGTCATATTATGTGTCGCAAACCTTATTGCAAAAGGAAGAAAAAGTGCACTAGACACACAGATTGTTCATTATGACATTAATGTTGATAAACCAAATGAAAAGTATAAAGAACTATCTATTGTACTAGTTTCGGATTTACATTTAAGTACATTAGTCACGAATAAAAGATTAGCGTTTCTTGTTGAAAAGATTAATAAGCTTGCTCCTGATTTAGTCTTAATTGCCGGAGATATTATTGATGAAGATATTACTCCTTTTGTTGAGGAAAATATGATTCAAACCTTAAAAAAGTTAAAGCCGAAGATTGGTATATATGCAGTCCCTGGTAACCATGATTATTACGGTGGACATTTAGATTTACTTGCCCAGCATTTAAAGGATGCCGGTATTCATATTTTATTAGATGAGAAAGAACTTGTTGATAACAATTTCTATATCGTTGGTCGCAAAGACCTTGCAAGTAAAAAGCGCTTAGATTTACATGAACTGCTTAAAGGAATCGATCATACAAAACCAGTCATCTTACTTGATCATCAGCCCTATCATTTAGAAATTCCAACTCAATTAGGCGTAGATTTACAAGTATCTGGACATACCCATCGTGGCCAATTTATGCCAAATCACTTGATTACCCGTCGACTTTATGAAGTTGATTGGGGCTATTTACAAAAAGAACGCTCACACTTTGTCGTTTCATCAGGATTTGGAACTTGGGGACCTCCAATTAGAACGGGTAACCCTTCTGAGATTGTTACGATCACTGTTTCATTTTCTAATTAA
- a CDS encoding ATP-binding protein, which yields MLIEKLLLHVLIILSPILIYSIIYERHGYKDKIYLFGMFQAVAGFFCMAFPYPAYGLFWDLRYIPLTIAFLYCGYRWGIVTFLAILLARIILGGDAIIFGMISITLSSLGSLILFKWFWTFKPKQRILATALISLWPALVQLGILLTFLIVNKISFKSDYRLFGLVLIFIVIELIAITLGAKLIETLIENKILHKEIQRAEKLNTLSEMAASIAHEVRNPLTVVKGFLQLMQESKDNQSMEYLPLVLSELGRAEGIINDYLNFAKPQFEKVETFNLKQCVSDVVTLLVPLALKQNVKLKGDTEVETFINTDKNQFKQALINLIKNAIEATSSGGYVHTKLHEEKDKTVITIRDNGKGMTKEQLSRIGTLFYSTKEKGTGVGTTVSVRIIEAMNGTITFESSVDEGTKVTIKLPKVEPEDGKVNG from the coding sequence GTGTTAATCGAAAAACTTTTGCTACATGTTTTAATCATATTAAGTCCAATATTAATATACAGTATTATTTATGAAAGGCATGGCTATAAAGATAAAATTTATCTTTTTGGCATGTTTCAGGCTGTAGCAGGTTTTTTTTGTATGGCCTTTCCATATCCAGCATATGGGTTATTTTGGGATTTAAGATATATACCACTAACGATCGCGTTTCTTTATTGTGGCTATCGCTGGGGAATCGTGACTTTTTTAGCGATCTTATTAGCTAGAATAATTTTAGGTGGAGACGCTATCATATTTGGTATGATCAGTATTACCTTATCCTCACTAGGATCTTTAATTTTATTTAAATGGTTTTGGACATTTAAACCTAAACAGAGAATACTTGCAACAGCTCTTATTAGTTTATGGCCCGCTTTAGTTCAACTAGGAATCTTACTTACTTTTTTAATCGTGAATAAGATTAGTTTTAAAAGTGATTATAGACTATTTGGATTAGTTCTTATATTTATTGTAATAGAGTTAATCGCAATTACTTTAGGAGCAAAACTGATTGAAACACTAATTGAAAATAAAATATTACATAAAGAAATCCAAAGGGCTGAGAAACTTAATACGTTAAGTGAAATGGCAGCTTCTATTGCTCATGAAGTTAGGAATCCACTTACAGTTGTTAAAGGTTTCTTACAATTAATGCAAGAAAGCAAAGACAATCAGTCTATGGAATATCTACCGCTAGTATTGAGCGAATTAGGTAGAGCAGAAGGAATCATTAATGATTATTTAAACTTTGCCAAACCACAATTCGAAAAAGTAGAAACGTTCAATTTAAAGCAATGCGTTTCAGATGTAGTCACCTTATTAGTTCCTTTAGCTTTAAAGCAAAATGTTAAATTAAAAGGGGATACAGAAGTCGAAACATTTATAAATACAGATAAAAATCAATTTAAACAAGCACTAATAAACCTAATTAAAAACGCAATAGAGGCAACTAGCTCAGGGGGATATGTACATACGAAGCTTCACGAAGAAAAGGATAAAACGGTCATTACGATTAGAGATAATGGAAAAGGAATGACCAAAGAACAGCTTTCACGTATTGGTACACTATTCTATTCAACTAAAGAAAAGGGAACTGGCGTAGGAACTACAGTTTCTGTTCGAATCATAGAAGCAATGAATGGAACAATCACTTTCGAGAGCAGCGTTGATGAAGGAACAAAAGTAACAATTAAACTACCAAAAGTTGAGCCTGAAGATGGTAAAGTGAACGGATAA